In Oncorhynchus mykiss isolate Arlee chromosome 32, USDA_OmykA_1.1, whole genome shotgun sequence, the DNA window tcacctcctccctgtaggtcgtctcgtcgttgttggtaatcaagcctaccactgttgtgtcgtccgcaaacttgatgattgagttggaggcgtgcgtggccacgcagtcgtgggtgaacagggagtacaggagagggctcagaacgcacccttgtggggccccagtgttgaggatcagcggggaggagatgttgttgcctaccctcaccacctgggggcggcccgtcaggaagtccagtacccagttgcacaggtcggggtcgagacccagggtctcgagcttgatgacgagcttggagggtactatggtgttgaatgccgagctgtagtcgatgaacagcattctcacataggtattcctcttgtccagatgggttagggcagtgtgcaatgtggttgagattgcatcgtctgtggacctatttgggcggtaagcaaattggagtgggtctagggtgtcacgcCCAgactctgttgtaaccggccgcaaCCAGGagatccgtggggcgacgcacaattggcctagcgtcgtccgtgttagggagggtttggccagtagaGATATCCTTGTGTGCGCgccaaccaaggttgccaggtgcacggtgtttcctccgacacattggtgcggctggcatccgggttggatgcgcgctgtgttaagaagcagtgcggcttggttgggttgtgtatcggagggcgcatgactttcaaccttcgtctctcccgagcccgtacgggagttgtagcgatgagacaagatagtagctactaaaacaattggacaccatgaaattggggagaaaaaaaaatactggttctagctaacccgatggcatagacacacattgcaCACACTTTTCCCTGCGTCGATTTACATCTAGcactattttaaattatttattaacATTTTTGAATTTCAAtggctccttggtcatgtgacctactgacttcaaacaaagttcagaatgtacactcagtgggcctacacattgcacatcCTTTAGTTGGTCCATTTTAATCTCACACGTTTTTTACATTAATTTTTCAAACTTCAaaagctccttggtcatgtgatctactgacttcaaacaaggttcagaatctACACTCAGCtagcctacacattgcacaccctttagtttgtccattttcatagcAAGCAATTTACATGAATTTTCAATGATTAATTGATTAATTTTTCAAACTTTCAAACCTCAAAAGCTCCTTGGTAatgtgacctactgacctcaAACTACTTTCAGAAAGTCCACGGACTGGCGGAGACGGGCGCCACGAGGCATCCAATgtggtaacgcgaccgatcctgGAGAAGTTGGCGGGAGCCCCGGGCTAGAGTTATCTTTTCTTTGTCAAGgacagggcgccctggaatgggttcgccccaaGAGGGGCCCAAGCCATCGAATATCTAACCTGAAACTGTCTTTACCTTGGTATGTAACAGCCGGGTATTTTAGCTACCTACTGTAATGTTAGTTGGCTACTAGTACAACAAACGTCCCAGTATATTTACTTTATTCTATttaactaactacccaacgtttattgacttgattgtCATTCATCGTTTAGCTACGTGGTATAGTCGTTCAGGTCCGTTCTTAAATTTGCTCTGGGCTATCGACTCCAACTTCAGAGCACGCTCGTCTGACTGCTAGAGGCAGAGTGCGAAAAACGGATGGATTTACACACTCAACACAGAGcaaataactgatgaatttagaaacactcaacacctgttgaatgtGACCAATGTCAGTCAATTTCAGCCACAAAAAACATCATTAAActacctaaccagctctgcttggGTGAGTAAAATgaccagagtgaggtgttctctcatgtgtctggaagtagttaGCCAGTTAGTTTGGGTGTTTGACAGCCGTTGTGAGgccagaacgctcggatcaaccctgaTCCTCAGCCCGAGCAGCCTCCAGTGTACGCcccgagagcgaaacgctctgaatttacgaatggacaatctgacgACGCCCAGAcggcactctggcactccagattgaatttacgagcACACCCGAAGTCTggctagtaatttgttatgctaataaactagcaagaggttgcaaagcaacagcatcaacttcggGTAGAAGGTGAAGCGCTAGTATGCTCAGCTGAAAGGACACTGTTCGTTTACAGTATGCTAAAttgaactaatagtatgtagtatatactcattaagtaagTAATATACCGTATGGATATTGAAACACCTATACTGTGGTCAGGAATTTGAAGGCACAGCAAGTTTCAAAGAGGGCACAGCAAGTGACACAATAATGACTCTTGACTGCTGTCCTCTGTAATTTTCCTGCTTGTGAGCTGCTGTTAGGTTAGAGACACTTCACTTGCCTTAGTCAGGCAGGCATCTGGTGGGGCTTTTAGCAATGACATCAGCCTCCAACTAGAGACAACAGTGACAGTGCACTATGAGCCTTGGCTTCACAGAATTACACAGTGCCCAATGGACCTATGAAAAGCTTTTAAAGCCATTCTGGTCTACTTTCTATCAACCATATTTGCTTTGTATATCTCTTTAATGGGTGCTTTGAGTTGCTGTTCAATCTGTTTCCATAGCATTTTGGCTGTTGTGCCTTTGAAAAGCTCTGGTTACCAAGCATTAAAGCAATGAAACTCTGAAAATCCATTATTGCACAAAAGGGCAGATCATGGAGAATGGAAGCCCAGACATCATCATGTGTCAATATTTTCCTTTGTGCCCAAGGCTCACAACATTGTCTGCACTGATACAATGGGTATACACCAGACACGTACTATTAATCAAGTTGTGGTTATGAAAATAGTGATGATTAGTTCAATAATAGAACTGCATTAGCTTGTGTTTGCAGACTGCTGTTACAGACTGGAGAAACATACAGATGCCCAGGGACACAGAGATTGTCATACTGTATTGCATTACGTTACATTGTATTACATGTTTACTTTgatagtacatctctacaaataCCATTTAAAGTAGAAGGTGAAATGTCAAACCATTAAATGGCACTTACTTTCACCATATTATTTGCACATAAAAAACAACACAGTTCTGACAAGTAAATGCAGCCATCATGGTAATTAAATCAATACAACCAAAACAACTTAAATCTCAaaatacttatttcaccactataTTTTTTGCAAGTTATAGGCAGGCGTATGCAACGTGCAAATgaaatagaacacacacacaacgttcTCAAAAGGTACTCAGAATTGTCATCAACAGATACAGTCAAACAAAATGAAGGATCACAAAACAAATTCCCCAATGGGTCTACTCTATGCAACAACTTCCTTTCAACCAACCATCATGCAATGCTCTTTGGTTGTCTAAAAGCTATGAGCTATTGCATTGCGGCATGCTATCAATGAGTTAGCGGTTAGCCTGTGCTGCTAACTAGGGTAATTAGCGCTATTAACTGGAGTATTTCAGGCCGAGGCACAGGGCCAGTTCATTCTTCTGGATCTTTCCATCACCGTTCATGTCACAGTGGCCCAGCAGGACCTTGCGGAATTTGTCCAGGTCCGTTCCACTAATGGTAGGCTGTTGGGTATAAAGGAAGCACATTCAAACCATTAGCTCAAGACCAATCACAGCTCAAGCCCTTCACAGTCTACTACAGTTGGACGTTCTGTTAACTTGACTCAATTCTCTTTGCTTCATCCATATAAATATAAAGTAACCCACGCCTACATTCGGAAACCATAACTTACAATAACGCAGAATCAATATAGGAGCATCATATATCTAAGTTAATACATAATAAGTTAAATAACATAAGTACATTTGTAGATTAAGGtatagcaaaacattttttttttttaccgtgACCAGTTCCATCATGTCTTTGACAAAGCCATCCACCTCCGGACCCTCCAAAGCACCCGTCTTACtctgttaacaacaacaacaaaaatggctGTCTTCAGAAAAAGAGATGAAGACGACCACCTGATGTGCCTTAGGAGATTATAAAAGAGGACAGCATCTAAATTCTGCTTAATGGGATAATGTATAACTACATCACACATCCACAATCATGCAGCACGGAGGAGCATGACACTGCAACAGGACTACCACTTCAGTTAATAATGGCATTAGAAGCTTAATGATGAAATACATTCCTGGCACTAGATCTTTAATAGGCATTACGTTCTGTGAATACATCTTTGTACTGGGCCTGCAGAAATGTGGGTGCCCCTATCCCAAAAAAGCAGCCAACATCCTGCAGTTTTACATATTTTGCCAGAAGAATTTTAGTTTTGCAGCTAATcccatgctattctacacattttgccatggggcagaggaaaatgtgcagttttatagctcatataatgctattctacacattttgccagaGGGCGTCTTGTTTGCTAAATGAACATATGAAATAGGCAGTGgcatggtgcatatagccatagaagaACAGTGGCATATGCCTCAATGCAGTTATATTCATTGCTTATTGGGGGTGTGGCTTTCAATTAGTTATTTTTGGCAACCCATCCAGTGAGAGTGAATGTCATTACAGGTCATCTAGCCAGTTATATTTAAGCAAATCTGACTAACCCAGTGACTGCTTGCTATGAATTCTATCTGATGGTGTTTGCATGTTTAGGTAAAAAGACAAATTGGAACACTGACAAGTAAAGAGCATAAACGattataaagaaaacaaaaacattgtgctttggttgtgtgtgtttaggcTTGGTTCCCCAGGCCCACCTGTGCCTACGCCCCAGTACTGATCCACTTCCAATAAAGCTGTGTGTTCTAGCCCATTtatactgatattatatattttttttataatttagGCCAATGAAGCATCAGTAAAATCACAACAAATCATCATAAGCAACACTGTAATTTTATTTAATATGCTTATCACCATCAACCTTACAATCCCAATTGAAGTTGAAGACAATTATGTTGTGGCTAAACGTATAATGACTTACAACATCATAGTGGGCAAATATCTTCTCAAAATCCCTCTTCCGGTCTTCTTGACTGCAAGCCTGAAACAGAGTGGTACCGCAACACCCACAATTTTGTTCCTCTAATTCAAGCCAATGATGACTACAGTAATTAATTGAAGATGGAGCATGTATTGACAATGTCTTAAGTCTTATCTGACTGCAAGTTATCAGCAAAATTCATCAACAAATGTTATACTTACATTCATGTCAAACTTCAGCAAGAAGTTCTCTTTCAGAGCAAGGATTCTGGGAGAAGGAAAACAGTTAGGCACAATAAGAGCCACCTAGCATTGTAGGAGAACATTTGATAAATAATTAGTACCTGGCTAGGTCATTCAAATCCAGCCTGCCATCATTGTTTTTGTCAAACATCTTCATCTGTTGGGAATATAAACAGAATAAAGCATCAGAATCATTAGATGGACAAACTAAGTACATACacatcagaatcacctttattcgcCAAGAACATTTACACACTCACAGTGGCGACgcatcattcagggcaggtggggcagtgCCCCACCTGTTTAGCATGTTAttgttttggcattaatacatgtcacatatcagtttgcaaactctaaaataataataattgagctATACAGCTGCAAACAAAATACTTTCTTGAGTagggcagctccaaaatgcaggtgtttcagcctagctcagtgctttctgtgggggtggggcagccagcggaaaatatggagtgtaggggttggtaatgttctctagttgcatcATGATTGGTTCAGTGTTCTGTCCCTCATGGAGACACTACGTAACAGCTACATCTACAGGTAGAGTTCGAAAATTCCagtcccttgggtgctgccatcgacttacattagaagtgcccatccaagaaggctcaagatcattggccacagataaagtgacgtcaaatcacattttatctaCAGTAGCtgtgattggactgatcatatcaacatcatactttcaaagtcGACAAACTACTGGCAAAtatttttcaatccttgtcatttgaagagaaattatagataaaacgaaTCGGTGCTcatcattggacataaacattacacaacaagtcggaaatcgcaaattcaacaatgagtgctaAGGTGCCACTGCAGCctcgggttcaatcccaggctgtgtcacagccggccttAACCAGAAGACCCatgggacggcgcacaattgtcccagcggcgtccggttaggggagggtttggccggccgggatgttcTTGTCTCATcttgctctagcgactccttgagGCGGGCCCGGGCTCCTGCAAACTGACCTTGGTCATCAGGTTgagtgtttcctccggcacattgttgcggctggcttccgggttaagtgggcagtgtgtcaagaagagGTGTGGCTTGACACTCAACTTTGcagagtccgtatgggagttgcagcaatgagacaagatcaaaaCTACCCATTGGGTATCACGAAAAGGAGGGTAACGACAAGGGCCAGATAagtttgaatacattggccatgctttCAATGCAGCATGAATtctgccgtgttcaaaacaactggaaactgggaaatctcagacatCAGGTAGTTCAAGACCACTGCGAACTAGCTGTGACTGGGAAAACACAGAAAATAATTtaaatggtcatccaactcagaattcgaAGTTGGGATGTCAGGCTTCTTTCTAGAGCCCACAAGATGGACCACCGCaccgcaccaccttcctgttcgaGTGAGCAAAGCACAACAAAGTgactccaaaaatgtattgtatgctgctgcataaaatacgtaatatgccagggagatatgtatactgtagccaaGAAAGTaacactaagtgtatgttgtgtagtaagctgttagcccatgtgcctcaccctaataatttggtcccgtCCCTCCCTCATAACTTAgcatactgttctgacttggtgtacagacaatgagaatactgtaagaatggcccatgttctgaattctgtcgctgtacatttcaaaagtgctgaacgaatagttatattgacaacgtccatcctagctcgctcattaatgtcttaattgaaattatGAATTGCCTCTTATGTCATCCTCTTAtgtcatagtttgtacatctcaattgtcagtaaaaAACATATTTGTTTATGCAAGTCAGCCACCGTATGTTTTTTTTAACAGGCTGgaaaatgaggctgaatgaactgtttcgctgccagacaagcagtggtaagatgttgggacaactttatgtactgtaggccctaacagtttgtgggcaccgtttgtcaccgttatagtgcaatgaatgtattgtttagtgttgtggctttgccccaccaagatttacatgctaaaatcaccactgcacACTCAGAATTTGACTTGGTGACATGTCATGTGTAACACTCTACAACAATACCAAAGAGAACCTAATTCAAATGATGCCAGTGTATTTCCCATGTTGTGCACACCATATTTTACTCAACACTGATGTATAAAaacacatgcgcacgcacacacacagtaattaATTAAATGGTCCACAATGACAATGGCTAAACAGTGAAAATCATATCACCTCTGAATATCTTTAAAGAGCTGATCACCCTCCATCACAGTACCATCCAATTACTAATACTATAGAGGGGAGTGATTACCAAGGGTATTACCGCCAATTACATACATCAATGAGAAATAACTCCTTTAGTGCACTCCTTATTACATTGAATGGCATAGTAGCATTTCTATGTATAGCTCTCCCCCAATCATCCAAATTGAATTGCCCATTGAACAGGGTATCATACTTATTTAAGAGACAATAGATAACCGTCTCCTACATCCTTTTGATTATTTTCAACCTCTTCAAAGACAATCTGTgatgggtcacacacacacacatcagacccAGGAGAGGAGGACGATTGGCTGTATAGGTTGACTACTTTTAACACTTCTTGACCAAGAGCCCTCAAATGGAGACATAGAATAAAGGAGCTGGGGCTCGTTGTTACCAAGGTGTTGGTGTACTCCTCCAGTTTGTTGGGGGAGATGGTCTTCTTGTGCTGGAGAAACAGGTCCTGCAGGAAACCCTGTTACACAGAGGAAGACGGCCAACTTGATGATCTGGGCCCATATttatcaagtgtctcagagtaggagtgctgacctAAGATTAGGTTTAATATCTTGATCTAGGATCCATTTATTATAAtctaaaactgatcctagatcagtactcctactaCTCTCAGACACTTGATAAACATGGGCCTTGGTCTCGAGTGAAAAAAGGTGGTCTCTTAATGTGACATCCCTGGTcaaataaaggataaatacatACATAATAAAAAAGGCATAGACTGCAAATCTGTAGGCAACCGCTCTTGTCCCGCCCCCTTGGATCCCTAGTCCCCAGAGCTGAAGATCTGAATCACATTTTGTTCATCTGTTTCTTTACCTCTACTTTACACACAAATGTTGGTTGGCACCCTCCCTTCACATTTCTCACTGTCAAACGTGAATGATAATTGCTCAAGTTTTACCGGTGAAACGCCCATGCAGCATCTGCAGGCcaaccatttgatctcaatacgtTTCATGGGGATATGCATTAGATCTTTTTGAGTTATACAGTGTTGTTTTGTACTAGCCTTCAGTTTTGAATTATGTACAGTGAGTGAATTTTAGAGCCGGTGGTGTTAAACTGTAGCATACTTGTGCTTAGTTTCAATTAAAGCgcatacactgtgtacaaaacattaagaacaccttcctatgtcatggaaagagcaggtgttcttaatgttttgtactgtacactcagtgtattttgcCTGGTGGCGCACACTTGAGTTTTGGCCACATGCGACAATTCACACAACCATCCTAAAATCTCTTAAACAAATTaggtgtttttttgtcttatagTAACATTATACTAAGCTATTATATTCGGTTCTGTTATGTAGAATACtatcattatgtgatcttgcagacattgattcagctttgatctaactttattaAATG includes these proteins:
- the LOC110488317 gene encoding secretagogin, producing the protein MDNAFDNLDAVGFLQIWQHFDVDDNGYIEGKELDDFFRHMMKKLGMSDEITDDKIRRVKERFMSAYDTTADGRLQIQELATMMLPEEENFLLLFRRETPLDNSVEFMRIWRNYDADSSGYISAIELKGFLQDLFLQHKKTISPNKLEEYTNTLMKMFDKNNDGRLDLNDLARILALKENFLLKFDMNACSQEDRKRDFEKIFAHYDVSKTGALEGPEVDGFVKDMMELVTPTISGTDLDKFRKVLLGHCDMNGDGKIQKNELALCLGLKYSS